A window of the Clupea harengus chromosome 8, Ch_v2.0.2, whole genome shotgun sequence genome harbors these coding sequences:
- the LOC105909181 gene encoding prenylcysteine oxidase-like has product MNQWLLLYLQILTSICVLGDSGFAQLDGAPPSKIAVVGAGIGGTATAHFLRQHFGPEVRIDVFEKGTVGGRLATVTVNHHDYESGGSIIHSLNLHMQNFVKQIGLKYRKNVAGKTAVFNGKEFILEETDWYLLDLFRLWWRYGISFIRLQMWAEEIMEKFMRIYKYQAHGYAFSSVEELLHSLGGSGFLNMTQRPLSESLLELGVSQRFIDEVIAPIMMVNYGQNISIPAFVGAVSLAGAQANLWAVEGGNKLVCSGLLKLAKANLIQAQVNAISPQAAEGESTQYRLSYSTQMEKQTEVYDIVVVATPLQPSVGSGISFEGFDPQPPVIAGAYHHTVASIVHGYLNCSYFGYPDPKLFPFASVLTTDAPGLFFNSVANVCPVNITAGFRRKPPQEAAVYKVFSQEPLGKKELKTLFKSYYSVQVTDWQAYPHYWSTQELPPVILHDGLYYLNGIEWAGSAMEMSSVAAKNIALLAYHRWSRQVEMIDQKDLMHKIKTEL; this is encoded by the exons ATGAACCAATGGCTACTGTTATATCTGCAGATATTAACGTCTATTTGTGTGCTTGGAGACTCGGGGTTTGCACAACTTGATGGTGCACCACCATCCAAAATTG CGGTGGTCGGGGCTGGAATTGGAGGGACAGCGACAGCACATTTCTTACGGCAGCATTTTGGGCCAGAGGTACGCATTGATGTCTTTGAAAAGGGAACTGTCGGCGGTCGGTTGGCAACAGTCACGGTCAATCACCACGACTATGAGTCCGGTGGATCCATCATCCATTCTCTTAATCTGCACATGCAAAACTTCGTCAAACAAATTG GGCTGAAGTACAGGAAGAATGTTGCAGGAAAAACGGCTGTATTCAACGGCAAGGAGTTCATCCTGGAGGAGACTGACTGGTACCTCCTTGACCTCTTCCGCCTGTGGTGGCGCTATGGGATCAGCTTCATACGCCTGCAGATGTGGGCTGAGGAGATAATGGAGAAGTTCATGAG GATCTATAAATACCAGGCTCATGGCTATGCCTTCAGCTCAGTGGAGGAGCTGCTGCACTCTCTGGGAGGCTCAGGGTTTCTCAACATGACCCAGCGTCCTCTGTCTGAGTCACTTCTGGAGCTCGGCGTATCCCAGCGCTTCATTGACGAGGTCATTGCCCCCATCATGATGGTCAACTATGGCCAGAACATCAGCATCCCTGCATTTGTAG gAGCGGTGTCTCTTGCAGGGGCTCAGGCCAACCTGTGGGCAGTGGAGGGGGGCAATAAGCTGGTCTGCTCAGGGCTGCTAAAGCTGGCAAAAGCAAACCTCATCCAGGCACAGGTCAACGCCATATCCCCTCAGGCTGCAG AAGGAGAGTCAACTCAATATCGTCTCAGCTACTCCACCCAGATGGAGAAGCAAACGGAAGTGTATGACATCGTAGTGGTGGCCACACCCCTCCAACCTAGCGTGGGCTCTGGCATCTCCTTTGAGGGTTTTGATCCCCAGCCCCCCGTCATCGCCGGAGCGTACCACCACACCGTCGCCTCCATCGTCCACGGCTACCTTAACTGTTCCTACTTTGGCTACCCGGATCCCAAGCTCTTCCCTTTCGCCAGCGTCCTGACCACAGATGCACCTGGGTTGTTCTTCAACAGTGTGGCCAATGTCTGTCCAGTGAACATCACTGCTGGCTTCCGCCGCAAGCCTCCGCAAGAGGCTGCTGTCTACAAAGTGTTCTCCCAAGAGCCCTTGGGTAAGAAGGAGCTGAAGACACTGTTCAAGTCGTACTACTCAGTGCAGGTAACAGACTGGCAGGCCTACCCTCACTACTGGAGCACCCAGGAACTCCCACCAGTCATCTTGCATGATGGACTCTACTACCTCAACGGTATTGAGTGGGCAGGCAGCGCCATGGAGATGAGCTCTGTGGCGGCAAAGAACATCGCCTTGCTTGCATACCACCGTTGGAGCCGCCAGGTCGAGATGATTGACCAGAAGGACCTAATGCACAAAATCAAGACCGAACTGTAA
- the crebrf gene encoding CREB3 regulatory factor, with protein MPQPSITGMDPSFGDAFQNYTFADQALTSTDLLANSSDPDFMYELDRDMTCRQSPKGDAQGVGECREPEGMEPMAELGESSELAYSSNFEQWDNYWEDLTKYTRLTSCDIWGTKEVDFLGLDDFSSPYQDEDVISRTPTLAQLNSEDSQPVCDTLYHPDLLQTGSKQPMSLPSLSASQGKKVGRPPMASLSYSSSPSAGSASQNLLPDFPEGSQKATWPVASSTETMAKAHLTFSKAPILTALEGGVSSVMGGIGGGSEFVRKAKVRVSGPYQFTGRLPDPQASASPSSSCSLVELPKGATATSSQAAQRPGASRAATLASLSGPPPATGDRKVAAEGSIKHEVPGGTEMGTSSGVPTKLQFSAMPGASESLLPVVGVAVVDTAMTVAEAAATTAAAGDKNKEEEHNYSLFLTRARLAGKPLVEEEEPEEEPDEEEEDEEEGEEGEEEDDEGGLELDDEDHDEGFGSEHELSENDDDDEDEDEDYEGDKDDISDAFSEPGCDADMVEDVKGLTAGLSRKRGKRRYFWEYSEQLTPSKQERMLKPSEWDRETLPSNMYQKNGLHQGKYTLKKSRRTDVEDLTPNPRKLLQIGNELRKLNKVISDLTPVSELPLTARPRSRKEKNKLASRACRLKKKAQYEANKVKLWGLGSEYDRLLFVINAIKEEIVSRVQDPSDDKGTNMADKLDKLIEETLVKSPVAGQTSDFVNQILETTGRGDPTGGLVGLRVPTSKV; from the exons ATGCCTCAG CCCAGCATCACTGGGATGGACCCTTCCTTTGGGGATGCCTTTCAGAACTACACTTTTGCTGACCAGGCGCTGACTAGCACAGATCTATTGGCCAACAGCTCTGATCCTGACTTTATGTACGAACTG GACAGGGACATGACGTGCCGGCAGAGCCCCAAGGGCGACGCGCAGGGTGTGGGCGAGTGCCGGGAGCCGGAGGGCATGGAGCCAATGGCTGAGCTAGGCGAGAGCAGCGAGCTGGCCTACAGCTCCAACTTCGAGCAGTGGGACAACTACTGGGAGGACCTGACCAAGTACACGCGGCTGACCAGCTGCGACATCTGGGGCACCAAGGAGGTGGACTTCCTGGGTCTGGACGATTTCTCCAGCCCCTACCAGGACGAGGATGTGATCAGCCGGACGCCCACGCTGGCGCAGCTGAACAGCGAGGACTCGCAGCCCGTCTGCGACACGCTGTACCACCCTGACCTGCTGCAGACGGGGTCCAAGCAGCCCATGtccctgccctccctctccGCCTCGCAGGGCAAGAAGGTCGGGCGCCCACCCATGGCCTCCCTGTCCTATTCCTCCTCCCCGTCCGCTGGCTCCGCCAGCCAGAACCTGCTTCCGGACTTTCCCGAAGGCTCCCAGAAGGCCACCTGGCCTGTGGCTTCGAGCACAGAGACCATGGCCAAAGCGCATCTGACCTTTTCCAAGGCACCCATCCTGACTGCGCTGGAAGGTGGCGTCAGCAGCGTGATGGGCGGGATCGGCGGTGGCAGTGAATTTGTGCGCAAGGCCAAGGTGCGCGTCAGCGGCCCCTACCAGTTCACTGGGAGGCTCCCTGACCCGCAGGCAAGCGCGTCgccctccagctcctgctcgcTCGTGGAACTCCCTAAAGGGGCCACCGCAACCAGTAGCCAGGCAGCCCAGCGCCCCGGAGCCAGCAGGGCCGCCACCCTGGCCTCGCTCTCTGGCCCTCCGCCCGCCACGGGGGACAGGAAAGTAGCCGCAGAGGGCTCCATCAAGCACGAGGTGCCCGGGGGCACAGAGATGGGCACCTCCAGCGGTGTGCCTACCAAGCTTCAATTCTCTGCCATGCCAGGGGCCAGCGAGAGCCTCCTGCCCGTGGTCGGCGTGGCAGTCGTTGACACAGCGATGACGGTGGCGGAAGCTGCAGCGACGACGGCGGCAGCAGGGGATAAGAACAAGGAGGAGGAGCACAACTACTCGCTGTTCCTCACCAGGGCCAGGCTGGCAGGCAAACCActggtagaggaagaggaaccgGAAGAGGAAccggatgaggaagaggaggatgaagaggaaggagaggaaggagaggaggaggatgatgagggaGGCCTGGAGCTGGACGACGAAGACCACGATGAAGGGTTCGGCAGCGAGCATGAGCTCTCAGAGAACGACGacgatgatgaggatgaggatgaagactACGAGGGTGACAAAGATGATATCAGCGACGCCTTCTCTGAGCCAG GCTGTGATGCTGATATGGTAGAGGACGTGAAGGGGCTGACAGCAGGCCTTTCCCGTAAGAGGGGGAAGCGCCGCTACTTCTGGGAGTACAGCGAGCAGCTCACGCCCTCCAAGCAGGAGCGCATGCTCAAGCCCTctgagtgggacagagagacccTGCCCAGCAACATGTACCAGAAGAACGGCCTGCATCAGG GCAAGTACACTCTGAAGAAGTCCCGACGGACTGACGTTGAGGACCTGACTCCGAACCCTCGTAAGCTCCTCCAGATCGGCAACGAGCTGCGGAAGCTGAACAAGGTCATCAGTGACCTGACGCCCGTCAGCGAGCTTCCCCTCACTGCCCGACCACGCTCCCGCAAGGAGAAAAACAAGCTGGCCTCCAG GGCTTGCAGGCTGAAGAAGAAAGCCCAGTATGAGGCCAACAAGGTCAAGCTGTGGGGACTTGGCAGTGAATACG ATCGATTGCTGTTTGTGATTAATGCCATCAAGGAAGAAATTGTGAGCAGAGTCCAGGATCCGTCAGACGACAAGGGAACAAATATGGCCGATAAGCTCGACAAACTCATTGAGGAGACATTGG TGAAGTCACCAGTTGCCGGGCAGACGTCAGACTTCGTGAATCAGATTCTGGAGACCACTGGCCGGGGCGACCCCACCGGAGGCCTGGTCGGCCTGCGTGTGCCCACGTCGAAAGTGTAg